TTACTTCACCCTCATTATTTCTTTCACTCTTctatgcatgtacagtatgataAAGATGAAcgcctctcctctttcttcagaCCATTGTGCGTGGGAGTATGAtcggtcacggagactacatcgTGGCCATGATCAATGATATGAGCCGTCTGTCTGTGACCAGCTCCAACTCTTTGAGGAAGAGCAGCCCCTCAGCAAGGAAGAGGGCCCAGTCTCTCGGAAGGCTGGGGGAAGTGAACGAGGGAGACACTTATCAGTATGAAGGCCTGACCCAGGATGACGAAGACGATGAGGACGGTCAAGACCAGTGGAGGGACAAGGCCAGGAACATCCACAGTGAAACCAACACACCCTACTTGGGCATGAAGAAAAGCATCACTCTGCAGCCCAACGGGATCTTACCAAAGGCTAAGTCCACCTATGAAGTCGGTGTAAGCTCCCTGGAGGGACCCTCGCAACCGGCTCATCCTCAGAACATCCCAGTGCTAAGTCACGGAGCTTATATGAGTGGTGAGGTGGGCAGCCCTCAGGAGAGAGTGATATGGAAGAGAGATTTCCAGCTACCCAGGGGAATGCCACCAAGTCAGAGACCTATAGCTTGTTTTTACAGCCCAGCAATGACTATACAGCAGCCCCATGGAGATCAAGCGACAGTCACCACAGAGCTGCGGCCTAACCTACCAATGTACATGCACCCTCAGAATAGCCCTGGGAGGCCGTTCTCATCTTATGACCTGCAAGTAAGTCTGACATCACTGATATTCACACAATATATGCATATTTCTTCTAATGCTATGCACATCATATTATTAGTACTCTGCATGTTTTTGCCTGACTTCTGAATCCATTTTGTCAAGAAATTATAGGGGATCCTTTTCCTGCTTAGGTAGTGGAAACTTTAATCAGGCAGCATACTGATTGGCTTCATACTAAAAGTGATTAAAGTGGGGTttgagtattttatttaattttggtattaaaatatgaaatgtggaTTTAAAGTGCCAGTGGGGTTGTAAAAGTTGAGAAATTGTGTGTTTGGCAAGATCTCAGCAAAACACTTGGGGCCACATAGCAACATCTTTACATCGGTCATATCAGGTGAAATGGATGCAGAGCGAGAGTGAACAATGTGATTTACATTCACTTTTAATGCAGGTCTTGAACCCGCGGCAGACTGCCAACTCTCTTCTAGCTCTCTCTCTTAAAGTTCCTCACCCTTTTTCTCTTATCGTGCAGGCAGAGTCGGCAGTGAGGTACCACTCCAGCTTCCTGCCCACTGTAAACAGCAGTCCTCTTGTGGGCGGCATCAGACCTCAGCGGTCCGTCCGCTCCTCAGCAAGCTACACGCTGGGTTTGTCTCCTAACATGGGACTGAGGCCCAACGGACCTGACCCATTCCTCAGACACTCTGGATGCCCAAATCCTCCCTACCCCCGGCAAGACAGCCCTTCCCAACCTCGACCCTCTCCTACTGGCTCACTTGCCACCAGTCCTCCAGGCACCTGCTCCCCTGCCTTCCGACCCCCACAACATCCTTCACCCAGACCACCACCAGACCCTCCCAAGGTGACCCATGAACAGTTCAAGGCGGCCCTGCAGATGGTGGTAGACAAGGGCGATCCACGTTCTTACCTGGAGAACTTTGTGAAGATTGGGGAGGGCTCGACAGGGGTGGTGTGTATTGCTACAGAGAAGCACAGTGGCAGACAGGTGGCAGTGAAGATGATGGACTTGCGGcggcagcagaggagagagctgcTCTTTAATGAGGTACAAATCACCAACACACAAGACATTCAAGGTTatagaaaaaaagaggattCAAGCTTGCTGTTCTTTGCAGTCTGGCATATAGgataattctgttttatttcaaccAGGCATATTTCCCATAAATATGTGGCTCTGTGGGTTATGCTAACTTTGCACTCACCACTTTTGTTCTAAAGATTTAGACTGCGCATTGTTTATCAGGACAAGCTGCCTTCTACAGCTTTCCAGATAAATGTGATTTcaacataaatcattttaactGTTTGTCTCAGAGTTTGACTGTGAATGAGATTTTTTGTTTACACATGTAACCAAAAACCTGCATCCAGCGACAAATATGCTGGCTGGATAGGTGAGTCAGCAAGTTGTTCCGGATGTAGATCCCTCATCAAAATGGATGTTCtagctacttttttttgtttacttttgctCGGTCAGATTACTATTAAATTGTAGTAGCAGTTATTAGGAAGTTTTGCATGAGCCCTTGTCCTGAATCTGTACAACGGAGGTGGTGAGTTCAAAATTAGCACGGCCCATAGAGTCATAAGAGCCATATTTATGGGAAATGTGCCAGGTTTAAATGACCAGGAACTTTCCTTGAATACTTACTTAAGGGAACATCTTTAATTTCGCACAAGAAGTTCAGTTTGCTCATCATTGGAAATACAACTCAGCCTATAAAAACTGATctataatgtcttctgtggctccgGAGGGTTATTTTGGCTTCAGCTTGGAGACACTGAAAGACATGGGTTTTTGCCAGGCAGCATCTCTAATGAAAGACACTATTGAGTTGAGTAGTTAGAGCCTGATCCATACTAAAGAAGAAGTCAGGATATCTTGGCTTCTGCAGCGCCAATTTTGACCATTTGTTTTTGAAACTGTCTCTCACAATTTATGGAAATTGCTTCACTAAATTACTTAAGTACCCCTTTAAAATTAGAGAACCACACTGTGGCCACATTATTGGTTATGTGTCTAAACATCTTGGTTCTAACGTGAATGTTTTGTGCCGCAGGTGGTCATCATGAGGGACTATCAGCACAGGAATGTGGTGGAGATGTTCAAGTCAGctctggtggaggaggagctgtggGTTATCATGGAGTATTTGCAGGGTGGAGCACTGACCAACATTGTGTCTGAAACCAGGTATGAGCACTGCCAAGAAATTATCTTAGCTGAATTGTTGTATTCACTTTAGTTATGATATCATCTTTAATAACTAAATCAACCACAAGGTGGCAGTGTGGTATTGACTGGTGAGTGATCAGCGTTGATCCTAGCAGCATAAAGGCTGACAAAGACTGCCATTCAGCCTCCTGTCTTCACTCCAAGCCAGCTGCTTTTCTCTTCGGAA
This DNA window, taken from Larimichthys crocea isolate SSNF chromosome XXIV, L_crocea_2.0, whole genome shotgun sequence, encodes the following:
- the pak6 gene encoding serine/threonine-protein kinase PAK 4 — translated: MFRKKKKKRPEISAPKNFEHRVHTSFDAKHGCFVGLPTQWQSLIENLRRPKPMVDPSRITEVELRPKKTIVRGSMIGHGDYIVAMINDMSRLSVTSSNSLRKSSPSARKRAQSLGRLGEVNEGDTYQYEGLTQDDEDDEDGQDQWRDKARNIHSETNTPYLGMKKSITLQPNGILPKAKSTYEVGVSSLEGPSQPAHPQNIPVLSHGAYMSGEVGSPQERVIWKRDFQLPRGMPPSQRPIACFYSPAMTIQQPHGDQATVTTELRPNLPMYMHPQNSPGRPFSSYDLQAESAVRYHSSFLPTVNSSPLVGGIRPQRSVRSSASYTLGLSPNMGLRPNGPDPFLRHSGCPNPPYPRQDSPSQPRPSPTGSLATSPPGTCSPAFRPPQHPSPRPPPDPPKVTHEQFKAALQMVVDKGDPRSYLENFVKIGEGSTGVVCIATEKHSGRQVAVKMMDLRRQQRRELLFNEVVIMRDYQHRNVVEMFKSALVEEELWVIMEYLQGGALTNIVSETRLSEEQIATVCEAVLQALAYLHSQGVIHRDIKSDSILLTLDGRVKLSDFGFCAQISKDIPKRKSLVGTPYWMAPEVISKSPYGTEVDVWSMGIMVVEMVDGEPPYFSETPVAAMKRLRDEPAPTVRNVSQVSPVLKDFLDRMLTRDPLERASATDLLEHPFLLQSGSPQCLVPLVEQYRKRMSRC